The following proteins are encoded in a genomic region of Spirosoma sp. SC4-14:
- the rpsR gene encoding 30S ribosomal protein S18 — protein MSLQNESVSKTENRKKYDRFKKAGIKYIDYKDGNFLLKLLNEQGKILPRRLTGTSLKNQRKVAQAVKRARHLAILPYVGDSLK, from the coding sequence ATGAGTTTGCAAAACGAATCAGTCTCGAAAACCGAGAACCGCAAAAAATACGACCGTTTTAAGAAAGCGGGGATTAAATATATCGACTACAAAGACGGCAACTTCCTGCTGAAATTGCTGAACGAACAGGGCAAAATCCTTCCTCGTCGGCTAACCGGAACAAGCCTGAAAAACCAGCGTAAAGTGGCCCAGGCCGTCAAACGCGCTCGTCATCTGGCTATCCTGCCTTATGTAGGTGATTCTCTGAAATAA
- a CDS encoding DUF433 domain-containing protein codes for MDPELIGGTPVFRGTRVPVQSLIDHLEGNISIEEFLDDFPTVSREQAMAFLELGMASLIKEASL; via the coding sequence ATCGATCCTGAACTGATTGGAGGCACGCCTGTGTTTAGAGGCACCCGTGTGCCAGTACAATCACTTATTGATCACCTGGAGGGAAACATTTCCATTGAAGAATTTCTGGATGATTTCCCTACTGTTTCAAGAGAACAGGCTATGGCTTTCCTGGAGCTAGGCATGGCTTCTTTAATTAAAGAAGCCTCTCTATGA
- the rplI gene encoding 50S ribosomal protein L9 yields the protein MEIILKTDIAGLGYKNDIVIVKPGYGRNYLIPQGYAIMATDSNRKIVAENIRQAAHKAEKIKNDAQALADGIGDITLTIPAKAGESGKIFGRVTNTQVADALREKGFDIDRKKITVDDVKTLGSYEASLDLHKDVKHKVKFEVVAAE from the coding sequence ATGGAAATCATTTTAAAAACAGATATTGCCGGCCTGGGCTATAAAAACGATATCGTTATAGTTAAGCCAGGTTATGGCCGCAACTACCTGATTCCTCAGGGGTATGCGATCATGGCAACCGATTCTAATCGCAAAATCGTTGCCGAAAACATTCGTCAGGCTGCTCACAAAGCCGAGAAAATTAAGAACGACGCTCAGGCTTTGGCCGATGGCATTGGCGATATCACGCTGACCATCCCTGCAAAGGCGGGCGAAAGTGGTAAAATTTTTGGCCGGGTTACCAATACGCAGGTAGCCGATGCACTGCGCGAAAAAGGATTCGATATTGATCGGAAGAAAATTACGGTCGACGATGTTAAAACGCTTGGTAGTTACGAAGCCTCGCTGGATCTTCACAAAGATGTGAAACATAAAGTAAAATTTGAGGTTGTAGCGGCTGAATAA
- a CDS encoding Mrp/NBP35 family ATP-binding protein, whose protein sequence is MSDYRLAKESVLQALSNVEEPDLKRDIVSLNMVKDIVLGIGQVQFTVVLTTPACPLKEVIRKRCEDAIHTYIGADIEVKINMTSDVTSTRANAPTLPGVKNIIAVSSGKGGVGKSTVTANLAIALHKSGAKVGIIDADIYGPSMPTMFGAENIQPRIFQVDGQTKMEPIQQFGIKMLSMGFLVAPGQAIIWRGTMAGRALQQFFSDADWGDLDYLLIDLPPGTGDIHLTLVQTVPVTGAIIVTTPQKVALADATKGLAMFRQPQINVPVLGVIENMSYFTPAELPDHQYYIFGKGGGKQLADEFDVPLLGQIPLVQSIREAGDEGRPAISSGEPVASDAFRATAEALAQQVAIRNATIDRTRRVEVA, encoded by the coding sequence ATGTCTGATTATCGATTAGCTAAAGAATCTGTTCTACAAGCACTGAGCAACGTTGAAGAACCCGACCTCAAACGCGATATTGTTTCGCTAAATATGGTGAAAGATATCGTGCTCGGAATTGGTCAGGTTCAGTTTACGGTCGTTTTAACAACGCCAGCCTGCCCTTTAAAAGAAGTTATTCGGAAACGGTGCGAAGATGCTATTCATACCTACATTGGTGCCGACATTGAGGTGAAAATAAATATGACCTCCGATGTTACCTCAACCCGTGCCAATGCGCCAACGCTTCCAGGTGTAAAAAATATCATTGCGGTGTCATCGGGTAAGGGCGGAGTTGGCAAATCGACCGTAACGGCCAATCTGGCCATTGCACTCCACAAATCGGGGGCTAAAGTAGGGATTATCGATGCTGACATTTACGGTCCATCGATGCCTACCATGTTTGGTGCCGAAAACATTCAGCCACGCATTTTTCAGGTCGACGGTCAAACCAAAATGGAACCCATCCAGCAATTTGGCATAAAAATGCTATCGATGGGATTTCTGGTAGCCCCCGGCCAGGCTATTATCTGGCGCGGCACAATGGCTGGCCGAGCTTTGCAACAGTTCTTTTCTGATGCCGACTGGGGCGATCTGGATTATTTACTGATCGATTTGCCTCCCGGAACAGGCGACATTCACTTAACACTGGTTCAGACGGTACCCGTTACGGGAGCAATTATTGTAACAACTCCTCAAAAAGTGGCGCTGGCCGATGCCACTAAAGGGTTGGCCATGTTTCGGCAACCGCAGATTAATGTACCGGTGCTGGGAGTCATTGAGAATATGTCTTATTTCACACCAGCCGAGCTACCTGACCATCAGTATTATATTTTTGGAAAAGGAGGAGGCAAACAACTGGCCGACGAATTTGATGTTCCGCTGTTAGGTCAGATTCCGCTTGTGCAAAGCATCCGTGAAGCGGGCGACGAAGGTCGGCCAGCCATTAGCTCGGGCGAGCCAGTTGCCAGCGACGCCTTCCGGGCAACGGCCGAAGCCCTGGCGCAACAAGTGGCGATTCGGAATGCTACCATAGACCGCACCAGGCGCGTTGAAGTAGCCTAA
- a CDS encoding phospho-sugar mutase encodes MTTTLDASTQQRIDQWLGGNYDSDTKETIQHLIDSGNITELTDSFYRDLEFGTGGLRGVVGVGSNRMNRYTVGAATQGLCNYLNAAFPDQDISVAIAHDSRRMSPEFARLVADIFSANGIKVFLFSALRPTPELSFAIRQLGCQSGIVVTASHNPPEYNGYKVYWNDGAQVVSPHDKAIIAEVNKIKSVDEIKFDGAPERIHMIDEEIDVPYIERIKSNAVNPDVIKRQANLNIVYTPIHGTGITLVPRALDALGFNNVHIVEQQATPDGNFPTVKSPNPEERAAMQLALDLALSLNADLVMATDPDADRVGAGARNHHGEFELLNGNQMASLIIYYLLNAWKDAGKLTGKEFVAKTIVTTDLIDQMCERYGVKCYNTLTGFKYIAEVIRELEGQEQFIGGGEESYGYLIGDFVRDKDAIASCAMIAELTAYAKDRGQSLFDMLMAMYQENGFYYEALVSLTKKGKSGAEEIQQMMANFRANPPQSIAGSPVIRVDDYKALTRLDARSGQTSAIEAGKMGIESSNVLQFFTADGTKVSARPSGTEPKIKFYVSVREPLESKEAFDDTYAQLKAKVQKVIDELQLV; translated from the coding sequence ATGACAACGACCCTTGATGCTTCTACTCAGCAACGAATTGACCAATGGCTGGGTGGCAACTACGATTCTGATACCAAAGAAACGATCCAGCATTTGATCGATTCGGGAAATATTACCGAATTAACCGACTCGTTCTACCGCGATCTCGAATTCGGAACTGGCGGCCTGCGCGGTGTGGTTGGCGTAGGCTCGAACCGAATGAACCGCTACACGGTTGGAGCAGCTACGCAGGGCCTGTGCAACTACCTCAATGCCGCTTTCCCCGATCAGGACATTAGCGTGGCCATCGCCCACGATAGCCGCCGGATGAGTCCCGAATTTGCCCGGCTGGTAGCCGATATCTTCTCGGCCAATGGTATAAAAGTTTTTCTTTTTAGTGCCTTACGGCCAACGCCTGAATTATCGTTCGCCATTCGCCAACTGGGTTGTCAGAGCGGTATTGTTGTAACGGCCTCTCATAATCCGCCCGAATACAACGGCTACAAAGTGTACTGGAACGATGGCGCCCAGGTAGTATCGCCACACGACAAAGCCATTATTGCCGAAGTCAATAAAATCAAGTCGGTCGATGAGATTAAATTCGATGGCGCGCCCGAGCGAATCCACATGATCGATGAGGAGATTGACGTGCCCTATATCGAACGGATTAAGTCCAACGCTGTTAATCCGGATGTTATCAAGCGTCAGGCCAATCTGAATATTGTTTATACACCAATTCATGGTACAGGCATCACGCTTGTGCCACGTGCGCTCGATGCGCTTGGTTTTAACAATGTGCATATTGTTGAACAGCAGGCAACCCCCGACGGCAATTTTCCGACCGTTAAATCACCCAACCCCGAAGAGCGAGCTGCCATGCAACTGGCGCTTGACCTGGCCCTATCGCTCAATGCCGATCTGGTAATGGCTACCGACCCCGACGCCGACCGTGTTGGCGCCGGAGCCCGCAACCATCATGGCGAATTTGAATTGCTGAATGGCAATCAGATGGCTAGCCTTATTATTTACTACCTGCTCAACGCCTGGAAAGATGCTGGTAAACTGACCGGCAAGGAGTTTGTTGCCAAAACAATTGTTACAACCGATCTGATCGATCAGATGTGCGAGCGGTATGGTGTAAAGTGCTACAATACCCTGACAGGTTTCAAATATATTGCCGAAGTCATTCGGGAATTGGAAGGTCAGGAACAGTTTATTGGCGGTGGCGAAGAAAGCTATGGTTACCTGATTGGCGATTTTGTCCGCGACAAAGACGCCATTGCGTCCTGCGCCATGATTGCCGAGCTGACTGCCTATGCCAAAGATCGTGGCCAGAGCCTGTTCGATATGCTCATGGCCATGTATCAGGAAAACGGCTTCTATTATGAAGCGCTTGTTTCGCTGACGAAGAAAGGCAAATCAGGAGCCGAAGAAATTCAGCAGATGATGGCCAACTTCCGGGCAAACCCACCGCAGTCAATTGCCGGATCGCCCGTTATTCGTGTTGACGACTACAAAGCCCTGACCCGACTGGATGCCCGGAGCGGCCAGACAAGCGCTATTGAAGCCGGTAAAATGGGCATTGAGTCGTCGAACGTACTTCAGTTCTTTACCGCCGATGGCACCAAAGTTTCGGCCCGGCCTTCAGGTACGGAGCCTAAGATTAAATTCTACGTCAGCGTTCGTGAGCCCCTCGAAAGCAAAGAAGCTTTCGACGACACGTATGCACAGCTAAAAGCAAAAGTGCAGAAAGTAATTGACGAGCTGCAACTAGTCTAA
- the rpsF gene encoding 30S ribosomal protein S6 has translation MFLNNYETVFILTPVLSEIQIKDAVDKFRKVLTDNGAELVHEESMGLRKLAYPIQHKNTGYYQLIEFKAPGTIVEKLNTEYLRDERVIRHLTVSLDKHAVAYNERKRNGLVGKKKQTENAGEAK, from the coding sequence ATGTTTCTTAATAACTACGAAACGGTGTTCATTTTAACTCCCGTTTTATCTGAAATTCAGATAAAGGACGCCGTTGACAAGTTTCGCAAAGTGCTAACCGACAACGGTGCGGAACTCGTTCATGAAGAAAGTATGGGCCTTCGCAAACTGGCCTATCCGATCCAGCACAAGAACACGGGTTACTACCAACTCATTGAGTTTAAGGCTCCCGGCACTATTGTTGAAAAGCTTAACACCGAATATCTTCGGGATGAGCGCGTGATCCGTCATCTGACGGTTTCGCTTGACAAACATGCAGTTGCGTATAACGAACGGAAGCGTAACGGTCTAGTGGGTAAGAAAAAACAAACCGAAAACGCCGGGGAGGCCAAGTAA
- a CDS encoding YggS family pyridoxal phosphate-dependent enzyme encodes MKIADNIRRIETELDGRAQLIAVTKTKPVDMLREAYEAGCRKFGENKVQEMVEKYPLLPGDIEWHLIGHLQTNKVKYVAPFVALIHSVDSLKLLQEINKQAAKNNRIINCLLQIYIADEETKFGLLPDEAEDLLNEPMLESLPNIRIVGLMGLATNTENEIQIRQEFRGLKQLYDKLATINRKNVQFSELSMGMSGDYLIAVEEGSTLVRVGSAIFGNRV; translated from the coding sequence ATGAAGATCGCTGATAATATTCGTCGAATTGAAACAGAACTGGATGGCCGCGCTCAACTAATTGCTGTTACTAAAACGAAGCCCGTCGATATGCTGCGCGAGGCTTATGAAGCAGGTTGCCGCAAGTTTGGAGAAAACAAAGTTCAGGAAATGGTTGAAAAATATCCACTGCTTCCAGGCGACATTGAGTGGCACCTGATTGGTCATCTACAAACAAACAAGGTTAAATACGTAGCCCCATTTGTAGCATTGATCCATTCGGTCGATAGCCTGAAACTGCTACAGGAAATCAACAAACAGGCCGCAAAAAACAACCGGATTATTAATTGCCTGCTTCAAATTTATATTGCCGACGAAGAAACGAAGTTTGGCCTTTTGCCCGACGAAGCCGAAGACCTGCTGAATGAACCAATGCTGGAAAGCTTGCCAAACATCCGCATTGTTGGGTTAATGGGGCTGGCAACCAACACCGAGAATGAGATACAGATTCGGCAGGAATTTCGTGGTTTAAAGCAGTTATATGATAAACTGGCAACGATAAATCGGAAAAATGTTCAGTTTTCAGAACTCTCAATGGGGATGAGTGGCGACTATCTGATTGCCGTTGAAGAAGGGAGTACGCTGGTTCGGGTTGGAAGTGCTATTTTTGGAAATCGTGTCTGA
- a CDS encoding Uma2 family endonuclease, producing the protein MVVEVLSKSTEKVNRGIKFEDYAAHGIQEYWIIDPTKQLIEQYILDTDLQAFALDITARLQHDIASKVVAGFLTPVSAGFDEAISNETLTELLLTC; encoded by the coding sequence ATAGTTGTTGAAGTCCTCTCAAAAAGCACTGAAAAAGTTAACCGGGGTATTAAGTTTGAGGATTATGCAGCGCATGGCATTCAGGAATACTGGATTATAGATCCCACGAAGCAACTCATTGAACAGTACATACTGGATACTGATCTACAAGCCTTCGCACTAGATATTACAGCCCGTCTCCAGCATGATATTGCGTCTAAAGTTGTTGCGGGTTTTCTGACTCCCGTAAGCGCCGGATTCGATGAAGCCATCAGCAACGAGACGCTGACAGAACTGCTGCTCACGTGTTAA
- a CDS encoding GSCFA domain-containing protein, producing the protein MQYHTEFSPESLPYRIGLNSRVITVGSCFADVMGQRLLDYKLAVLTNPFGTIFNPVSIAKLLTMALQGATPDENRYVERDGVWFHYDFHSSLWAYSRDELRAKLIQCLSETADAIRKADFLIITLGTSVVYRHIETGKVVANCHKMPGQLFEKYLYQINHLRDDMTRLLKTIHKANSTLKVLLTVSPVRHTRDTLPLNQVSKSILRVIAHELTIWNDWVMYFPAYELVVDDLRDYRFYEADLIHPNAQAHDYVFAKLAESAFTADLQRFVTDWTQIRKSLAHRPLYGHRTIAHRRFLTRLVAQLEALSNRVDVSAELAAVRSRLEQGEKEEPATETELV; encoded by the coding sequence ATGCAATACCATACCGAATTCTCGCCTGAATCACTGCCCTACCGCATCGGTCTCAATAGCCGTGTGATAACGGTTGGGTCTTGTTTTGCTGATGTTATGGGGCAACGGCTGCTGGATTATAAACTGGCCGTCTTAACTAACCCTTTCGGAACGATCTTCAATCCGGTTTCAATTGCCAAACTACTAACCATGGCTCTCCAGGGCGCAACACCCGACGAAAACCGGTATGTTGAACGCGATGGTGTATGGTTTCACTACGACTTCCATTCGTCGCTTTGGGCCTATAGTCGGGACGAATTACGGGCCAAACTTATTCAGTGCCTGTCAGAAACGGCTGATGCTATACGAAAAGCAGATTTCCTGATTATAACGCTGGGGACCTCGGTCGTTTACCGACATATTGAAACAGGAAAAGTTGTAGCCAACTGCCACAAAATGCCGGGTCAATTGTTCGAAAAGTACCTCTATCAGATCAACCACCTTCGCGACGATATGACCCGTCTTCTAAAAACAATACATAAGGCAAATTCCACACTTAAAGTCCTCTTAACAGTTAGTCCGGTTCGGCATACCCGCGATACGCTTCCGCTCAATCAGGTAAGCAAATCGATTCTGCGCGTCATAGCCCACGAACTAACGATCTGGAACGATTGGGTTATGTATTTTCCGGCCTATGAACTGGTCGTCGATGATCTGCGCGATTATCGGTTCTACGAGGCCGATCTTATTCATCCCAATGCGCAGGCTCATGATTATGTTTTTGCCAAACTTGCCGAAAGCGCCTTTACAGCCGACTTACAGCGCTTTGTTACGGACTGGACACAAATTCGTAAATCACTCGCTCATCGCCCTCTGTATGGCCATAGAACGATTGCTCATCGACGCTTTTTAACCAGACTAGTAGCACAATTGGAAGCTTTATCGAACCGAGTCGACGTTTCGGCGGAACTGGCAGCGGTGCGAAGTCGTTTAGAACAAGGAGAAAAAGAGGAACCCGCCACCGAAACCGAATTGGTTTAA
- a CDS encoding NifU family protein, whose translation METVVNNDQLITKIERALDSMRPYLAADGGNVRVLEVTDDKTVRLELIGSCGSCPMSAMTFKGGLEEAILRAVPEIAKVEAINITPAF comes from the coding sequence ATGGAGACGGTAGTTAATAACGATCAACTGATTACAAAAATCGAACGTGCACTCGACAGTATGCGGCCTTATCTGGCTGCCGATGGGGGCAACGTGCGAGTGCTGGAAGTGACCGACGACAAAACCGTCCGACTCGAACTGATTGGCTCTTGTGGTTCCTGCCCAATGTCGGCCATGACGTTCAAAGGTGGTCTGGAAGAAGCGATCTTACGGGCGGTGCCAGAAATAGCTAAAGTCGAAGCGATTAACATCACGCCAGCGTTTTAG
- a CDS encoding D-alanine--D-alanine ligase, which yields MKVGIFFGGPAREREVSYAGGRTALANLDKGLFEPVLVFVDGRGHFRLVEPDFLDAPSLRDALPQDNSGFSVYDESLDPDVLEATLPEIRPEHFRHYFDFAFLAMHGPDCEDGAIQGLLEWYKMPYTGPGLVGSAVGINKILQNELIALANGQQKKTATISRDAYERADKAQFFQSLIDHLGLPIVVKAPHQGSSIGVSIVREANLTQFCRSVEQCFFTMSIQPDGWSKLSEWSDLSPDEKQELAQTMVSLDSGISFPVVIEQTGEIIRHPKDFVEKLDALTSSSTEFPITLASLNAEDEVLFEEFISGQEFSCGVIQDDDQMAIALPPTEIYNVTSFDFESKYKLNTTKKRIPVDTTLENNRKIQLAVADVFTRLGINVYARIDGFLTADGRVLLHDPNTIPGMSPSSLIFKQMAEIGLNLANSLTYLIRQSLRERIRTGKDTFYLKQLLAGLDAQLANRKANPLPEHVISFGPNDDEFVAAKQQYNERAASGTVNPTLMYIKSKSESYEIPVHFLFKETIVELETALRQPRHPLLVETTERTAHITARYL from the coding sequence GTGAAAGTAGGCATTTTCTTCGGTGGACCGGCGCGGGAGCGTGAGGTGTCGTATGCAGGTGGGCGTACAGCTCTGGCTAATTTAGACAAAGGCTTATTTGAGCCTGTTCTGGTATTTGTCGATGGCCGTGGGCACTTTCGGCTTGTCGAACCCGATTTTCTGGATGCACCCTCGCTCCGGGATGCACTTCCGCAGGATAATTCAGGCTTCTCGGTCTACGACGAATCGCTCGATCCTGATGTGCTGGAGGCCACCTTGCCCGAAATTCGCCCAGAACACTTCCGGCATTACTTCGACTTTGCTTTTCTTGCCATGCACGGCCCCGATTGCGAAGACGGCGCCATTCAGGGTTTGCTCGAATGGTATAAAATGCCCTATACCGGCCCCGGCCTGGTTGGGTCGGCAGTAGGTATCAACAAAATTCTGCAAAACGAACTGATTGCGCTCGCCAACGGACAGCAGAAGAAAACAGCTACCATCAGCCGCGATGCGTATGAACGAGCCGATAAAGCCCAGTTTTTTCAGTCGCTGATCGATCATCTGGGTTTGCCAATTGTGGTGAAAGCACCTCACCAGGGTTCTTCAATTGGCGTATCTATTGTTCGCGAAGCTAATCTTACACAATTCTGTCGCTCGGTGGAGCAATGTTTCTTCACAATGAGCATTCAACCCGACGGCTGGAGCAAACTAAGCGAATGGTCTGACTTATCGCCCGACGAAAAGCAGGAACTGGCCCAAACAATGGTTAGTCTCGATTCGGGAATAAGTTTCCCTGTCGTTATTGAGCAAACGGGCGAAATAATTCGACATCCTAAAGATTTTGTTGAAAAGCTCGATGCCCTTACAAGCTCCTCTACCGAATTTCCGATTACGCTGGCATCGCTCAATGCAGAAGATGAAGTACTGTTCGAAGAGTTTATCAGCGGGCAGGAATTTTCGTGTGGAGTCATTCAGGACGACGATCAGATGGCCATTGCCCTGCCTCCAACTGAAATTTACAACGTAACCAGTTTCGATTTCGAGTCGAAATATAAACTCAATACAACAAAGAAACGAATTCCAGTTGATACAACACTGGAGAACAACCGAAAAATACAACTGGCAGTAGCCGATGTATTTACCCGGCTTGGCATTAATGTTTATGCCCGAATCGACGGTTTCCTGACTGCCGACGGGCGCGTACTGCTGCACGATCCGAATACCATTCCGGGCATGTCGCCATCGTCGCTAATTTTCAAACAAATGGCTGAAATTGGCTTAAATCTGGCTAATTCGCTAACCTACCTTATTCGCCAATCATTACGCGAGCGTATTCGTACCGGCAAAGATACCTTCTATCTTAAACAGCTGTTGGCTGGTCTGGACGCGCAGTTGGCCAACCGTAAGGCTAATCCGCTGCCCGAACACGTTATTTCGTTCGGCCCGAACGACGACGAGTTTGTGGCGGCCAAACAGCAGTATAATGAGCGGGCAGCTTCAGGAACAGTGAATCCGACGCTGATGTACATTAAAAGCAAGTCCGAATCATACGAAATTCCGGTACATTTTCTCTTTAAGGAAACCATTGTCGAACTGGAAACAGCTCTCCGTCAACCCCGGCATCCGCTACTGGTTGAAACCACCGAGCGAACCGCTCATATAACTGCCCGATATCTGTAA